In the genome of Nocardioides marmoribigeumensis, one region contains:
- a CDS encoding sodium/solute symporter: MNDTQSVAGIVAVALVAVVTLAIGAYGWRFSRTTSDFLVASRSVGPGWNASAIGGEYLSAGSFLGVAGLVLAFGSDMLWYPIGWTGGYLVMLALVAAPLRRSGAYTVPDFAEARLESLQVRRFTALLVVALGSLYLIPQFEGAGLALGIVAGTEPWPGATVVGAVVLGNVLLGGMRSITFVQAFQYWLKLSALLVPVLFLLGVWLGDGAPSPAEGVGGAAWADPAATSGGSVGPGLYSTYSIIVATFLGTVGLPHVVVRFYTNPDGRQARRTTLVVLVLLGLFYVLPPVYAALGRLYASDLVAAGKADSVVLTLPGRMVGGDLGTALSALTAAGAFAAFLSTSGGLTVAVAGVLSQELQRRRAATTVRDPRAGVRPFQASAVVALALPLLVALAVQGVGVAEAVGLAFAFAASTLAPLILLGIWWRGLTDAGALAGMAVGGAAAGVAIVDTWLGTAHGGWLGVLLTHPAAWSAPLAFAAMVVVSWLTPHRVPLHVDTTMVRLHTPEALPLDRGPALR, encoded by the coding sequence GTGAACGACACGCAGTCGGTGGCCGGCATCGTGGCGGTGGCCCTGGTCGCGGTGGTGACGCTCGCAATCGGCGCCTACGGGTGGCGGTTCTCGCGCACCACGAGCGACTTCCTGGTCGCGTCGCGGTCGGTCGGACCCGGGTGGAACGCCAGTGCGATCGGCGGGGAGTACCTCTCCGCCGGCTCCTTCCTCGGGGTCGCCGGGCTCGTGCTCGCCTTCGGGTCCGACATGCTCTGGTACCCCATCGGCTGGACCGGCGGCTACCTGGTGATGCTCGCCCTCGTGGCCGCGCCGCTCCGGCGCTCGGGGGCCTACACGGTCCCCGACTTCGCCGAGGCGCGGCTCGAGTCGCTGCAGGTGCGTCGCTTCACCGCCCTGCTCGTGGTCGCCCTCGGCTCGCTCTACCTCATCCCGCAGTTCGAGGGGGCCGGCCTCGCGCTGGGCATCGTGGCCGGCACCGAGCCGTGGCCCGGCGCCACCGTCGTCGGCGCGGTCGTGCTCGGCAACGTGCTGCTCGGAGGGATGCGCAGCATCACGTTCGTGCAGGCGTTCCAGTACTGGCTCAAGCTCTCCGCCCTGCTCGTGCCCGTCCTGTTCCTGCTCGGGGTGTGGCTCGGGGACGGCGCCCCGAGCCCCGCCGAGGGCGTGGGCGGAGCCGCCTGGGCGGACCCGGCCGCCACCTCCGGCGGGTCGGTCGGCCCAGGTCTCTACTCGACGTACTCCATCATCGTGGCGACGTTCCTCGGCACCGTCGGCCTGCCGCACGTGGTCGTCCGCTTCTACACCAACCCCGACGGCCGCCAGGCCCGCCGCACGACGCTGGTGGTGCTGGTGCTGCTCGGCCTGTTCTACGTCCTGCCCCCGGTGTACGCCGCCCTCGGCCGGCTCTACGCCTCCGACCTGGTCGCCGCCGGCAAGGCCGACTCGGTGGTCCTCACACTGCCCGGCCGGATGGTCGGCGGGGACCTCGGGACCGCCCTGTCGGCGCTCACCGCGGCCGGCGCGTTCGCGGCGTTCCTCTCCACCTCGGGCGGCCTGACCGTCGCGGTCGCCGGCGTGCTCAGCCAGGAGCTGCAGCGGCGACGGGCCGCCACGACCGTGCGGGACCCCCGTGCCGGTGTGCGCCCTTTCCAGGCGTCCGCCGTCGTCGCCCTCGCGCTGCCCCTGCTCGTCGCGCTCGCCGTGCAGGGCGTCGGCGTGGCGGAGGCGGTCGGCCTGGCGTTCGCCTTCGCCGCCTCGACGCTCGCCCCGCTCATCCTGCTCGGCATCTGGTGGCGCGGGCTGACCGACGCGGGCGCGCTCGCGGGCATGGCCGTGGGCGGCGCCGCCGCCGGAGTCGCCATCGTCGACACCTGGCTGGGGACCGCCCACGGCGGCTGGCTCGGGGTCCTGCTCACCCATCCGGCGGCGTGGTCGGCGCCCCTGGCGTTCGCCGCCATGGTCGTCGTGTCCTGGCTGACCCCCCACCGGGTGCCGCTGCACGTCGACACCACGATGGTGCGCCTGCACACGCCCGAGGCCCTGCCGCTCGACCGCGGTCCCGCCCTGCGCTGA
- a CDS encoding HAD family hydrolase, producing the protein MSTRRLGRPAAFFDLDKTIIAKSSALAFSKSFYARGLINRRLVLRSAYAQFMFLVGGADHDQMEKMRRFLSQMVTGWPVDSVREIVADTLHNIVDPIVYDEAVSLIEDHHLAGRDVIIVSASGSEIVEPIGELIGADAVIASRLAVEAGRYTGGIEYYAYAENKATAIQELARRRGYDLDRSFAYSDSITDVHMLEVVGHPYAVNPDKELRRVAESRGWPVLSFTRPVALGARMKLPGSRSTMTALGVGTAVVVGSAIYLSVRRRLDGAGA; encoded by the coding sequence GTGAGCACCCGTCGACTCGGCCGTCCCGCGGCGTTCTTCGACCTGGACAAGACGATCATCGCCAAGTCCAGCGCGCTCGCGTTCAGCAAGTCGTTCTACGCCCGTGGCCTGATCAACCGCCGCCTGGTCCTGCGCAGCGCCTACGCGCAGTTCATGTTCCTCGTCGGCGGCGCCGACCACGACCAGATGGAGAAGATGCGCCGCTTCCTCTCCCAGATGGTCACCGGCTGGCCCGTCGACAGCGTGCGGGAGATCGTCGCCGACACCCTGCACAACATCGTCGACCCGATCGTCTACGACGAGGCGGTCAGCCTGATCGAGGACCACCACCTCGCGGGCCGCGACGTCATCATCGTCTCGGCCAGCGGCTCCGAGATCGTCGAGCCGATCGGCGAGCTCATCGGCGCAGACGCGGTCATCGCCAGCCGTCTGGCGGTGGAGGCCGGTCGCTACACCGGCGGCATCGAGTACTACGCCTACGCCGAGAACAAGGCCACCGCGATCCAGGAGCTCGCCCGCCGCCGCGGCTACGACCTCGACCGCAGCTTCGCCTACTCCGACTCCATCACCGACGTGCACATGCTCGAGGTCGTCGGCCACCCCTACGCGGTCAACCCCGACAAGGAGCTGCGCCGGGTCGCGGAGAGCCGCGGCTGGCCCGTCCTCTCCTTCACCCGACCGGTCGCGCTCGGCGCGCGCATGAAGCTGCCGGGGAGCAGGTCCACGATGACCGCCCTCGGCGTCGGCACGGCGGTCGTGGTCGGCAGCGCGATCTACCTCTCCGTGCGCCGGCGGCTCGACGGCGCGGGAGCCTGA
- a CDS encoding class I SAM-dependent methyltransferase, which produces MDSSSRPGAARDQQRTSFALVADEYARSRPGYPVEAARWLVGTRPSSVIELGAGTGKLTARLLELGHDVLATDPLQEMLDHLVEQHPDVRVAQAPAEQIPAATRSVDTVVAAQAFHWFDHPVALKEIARVLKPEGRIALVWNQRDERVPWVRKLTALLGEPPDDTDWAEVLISSGLFGYVETETFRHWQPLRKQDLRELVLSRSYVAVMDPMAQDRLLRKVDELFDAYDRGPDGLLLPYLTRCFRAVVRPRGIIEEPEHSRDLTEAARAVRDAQGPDGPSATAVPHEDDPATTLIDFR; this is translated from the coding sequence ATGGACTCCTCCTCCCGCCCCGGCGCCGCCCGCGACCAGCAGCGCACCTCCTTCGCCCTCGTGGCCGACGAGTACGCCCGCTCCCGCCCCGGCTACCCGGTCGAGGCCGCGCGCTGGCTGGTCGGGACCCGTCCCTCCTCGGTCATCGAGCTCGGCGCCGGCACCGGCAAGCTCACCGCGCGCCTCCTCGAGCTCGGCCACGACGTGCTCGCCACCGACCCGCTGCAGGAGATGCTCGACCACCTCGTCGAGCAGCACCCCGACGTGCGGGTCGCGCAGGCCCCCGCCGAGCAGATCCCGGCCGCGACCCGCAGCGTGGACACCGTGGTCGCCGCGCAGGCCTTCCACTGGTTCGACCACCCGGTCGCGCTCAAGGAGATCGCCCGGGTGCTCAAGCCCGAGGGCCGCATCGCCCTGGTGTGGAACCAGCGCGACGAGCGCGTGCCGTGGGTGCGCAAGCTGACCGCCCTCCTGGGCGAGCCGCCGGACGACACCGACTGGGCCGAGGTGCTCATCTCCTCGGGCCTCTTCGGCTACGTCGAGACCGAGACGTTCCGCCACTGGCAGCCGCTGCGCAAGCAGGACCTGCGCGAGCTGGTGCTGTCCCGCTCCTACGTCGCGGTGATGGACCCCATGGCCCAGGACCGCCTGCTGCGCAAGGTCGACGAGCTGTTCGACGCCTACGACCGCGGCCCCGACGGCCTGCTGCTCCCCTACCTCACCCGCTGCTTCCGCGCCGTCGTGCGACCGCGCGGCATCATCGAGGAGCCCGAGCACAGCCGCGACCTGACCGAGGCGGCCCGGGCCGTCCGCGACGCGCAGGGGCCCGACGGCCCGTCCGCCACGGCCGTGCCCCACGAGGACGACCCGGCGACCACGCTGATCGACTTCCGCTGA
- a CDS encoding solute symporter family protein, producing MSALSVAHALPHVAAKAAESGGTDHQLFTSLLFGAIVLATIGVTVWASRSTSGAADYYAGGRNFSGFQNGLAIGGDYMSAASFLGISGAIALAGYDGFLYSIGFLVAWLVALLLVAELLRNSGRYTMADQLAYRMHQRPVRTAAAVSTVVVSVFYLLAQMVGAGALVALLLGVEDQGVKNFTIVGVGALMIFYVTVGGMKGTTWVQIIKACLLMVGSAVIVVLVLKEFSFNLSDLLGTAGDRYAEGANAAAAAAGKPEAATAGQFLEPGLKYGLNMTSKLDFFSLGLALVLGTAGLPHILIRFYTVPTARDARKSVLWAIGLIGTFYLFTLVLGFGARALLNGDDMAKVVESKGNLASPLLAQAVGGGEGTTGGAILLAVIAAIAFATILAVVAGLTLASSTSVAHDLYNSVLRRGEATDKEEIKVAKTTAFVLGAIAIGLAIPAQNLNIAFLVALAFAVAASANLPAILYNMFWRRFNTRGAVWSIYGGLISSLGLVLFSPVMSGKTDPVTGANLSLLPAGVDISWFPLENPGLVSIPIGFLLGFLGTVTTKDREAVQEFDELEVRSLTGAGAEGAVAH from the coding sequence ATGAGCGCCCTGTCCGTCGCGCACGCGCTCCCGCACGTCGCCGCCAAGGCAGCGGAGTCAGGTGGCACCGACCACCAGCTGTTCACCTCCCTGCTCTTCGGCGCGATCGTGCTCGCCACCATCGGCGTCACCGTGTGGGCCAGCCGGTCCACGTCCGGCGCGGCCGACTACTACGCCGGCGGGCGCAACTTCTCCGGCTTCCAGAACGGTCTCGCGATCGGCGGCGACTACATGTCGGCCGCGTCGTTCCTCGGCATCTCCGGCGCCATCGCGCTGGCGGGCTACGACGGCTTCCTCTACTCGATCGGCTTCCTCGTCGCCTGGCTGGTCGCCCTGCTGCTCGTCGCCGAGCTGCTGCGCAACTCCGGCCGCTACACGATGGCCGACCAGCTCGCCTACCGGATGCACCAGCGCCCGGTCCGCACGGCGGCCGCGGTCAGCACCGTCGTCGTCTCGGTGTTCTACCTGCTCGCGCAGATGGTCGGCGCCGGCGCGCTCGTCGCGCTGCTGCTCGGCGTGGAGGACCAGGGCGTCAAGAACTTCACGATCGTGGGGGTCGGCGCGCTGATGATCTTCTACGTCACCGTCGGTGGCATGAAGGGCACGACCTGGGTGCAGATCATCAAGGCCTGCCTGCTCATGGTCGGCTCGGCCGTGATCGTGGTGCTGGTCCTCAAGGAGTTCAGCTTCAACCTCTCCGACCTGCTCGGCACCGCGGGCGACCGCTACGCCGAGGGCGCCAACGCGGCCGCTGCCGCGGCGGGCAAGCCGGAGGCCGCGACGGCCGGCCAGTTCCTCGAGCCGGGCCTGAAGTACGGCCTCAACATGACCAGCAAGCTCGACTTCTTCTCGCTCGGTCTCGCCCTGGTGCTCGGCACCGCCGGCCTGCCGCACATCCTGATCCGCTTCTACACCGTCCCGACCGCCCGCGACGCGCGCAAGTCGGTGCTCTGGGCGATCGGCCTGATCGGCACCTTCTACCTGTTCACCCTCGTCCTCGGCTTCGGCGCCCGCGCCCTGCTCAACGGCGACGACATGGCCAAGGTGGTCGAGAGCAAGGGCAACCTCGCCTCCCCGCTGCTGGCCCAGGCCGTCGGCGGCGGCGAGGGTACGACGGGCGGCGCGATCCTGCTCGCCGTCATCGCCGCGATCGCCTTCGCGACGATCCTGGCCGTGGTGGCCGGGCTGACCCTGGCCTCGTCGACCTCGGTCGCCCACGACCTCTACAACTCGGTGCTGCGCCGCGGCGAGGCCACCGACAAGGAGGAGATCAAGGTCGCCAAGACGACCGCGTTCGTGCTCGGCGCGATCGCGATCGGGCTGGCCATCCCCGCGCAGAACCTCAACATCGCCTTCCTCGTGGCGCTGGCCTTCGCGGTCGCCGCCTCGGCCAACCTGCCGGCGATCCTCTACAACATGTTCTGGCGTCGCTTCAACACCCGCGGCGCGGTGTGGAGCATCTACGGCGGCCTGATCAGCTCCCTCGGGCTGGTGCTGTTCTCGCCGGTGATGTCCGGCAAGACCGACCCGGTCACCGGGGCCAACCTGTCCCTGCTGCCGGCCGGCGTCGACATCTCGTGGTTCCCGCTGGAGAACCCCGGCCTCGTGTCGATCCCGATCGGCTTCCTGCTGGGCTTCCTCGGCACCGTCACGACGAAGGACCGCGAGGCGGTCCAGGAGTTCGACGAGCTCGAGGTCCGCTCCCTCACCGGTGCGGGCGCCGAGGGCGCCGTCGCGCACTGA
- a CDS encoding DUF485 domain-containing protein — protein sequence MTQAMPPERSAARLHTHADPNDPLYAELAAGEDFQELRRRYRAFVFPWTIAFLVWYLLFVALSNWAPGFMGTKVLGNINLGLVMGLLQFVTTFGIAWLYSTHAAHQFDPLADKLNAEYEAKRGERR from the coding sequence GTGACCCAAGCGATGCCTCCCGAGCGCAGTGCGGCGCGCCTGCACACGCACGCCGACCCCAACGACCCGCTCTACGCCGAGCTGGCGGCCGGCGAGGACTTCCAGGAGCTCCGCCGGCGCTACCGCGCCTTCGTCTTCCCGTGGACGATCGCGTTCCTGGTCTGGTACCTGCTGTTCGTCGCCCTCTCCAACTGGGCGCCCGGCTTCATGGGCACCAAGGTGCTCGGCAACATCAACCTGGGCCTGGTCATGGGGCTGCTGCAGTTCGTGACCACCTTCGGCATCGCGTGGCTCTACTCCACGCACGCGGCCCACCAGTTCGACCCGCTGGCCGACAAGCTCAACGCGGAGTACGAGGCCAAGCGGGGTGAGCGTCGATGA
- the ssd gene encoding septum site-determining protein Ssd — MTDPALLLVTAHPTLRGEVMRLAAAANVGVELLAPADAPRLAERWRAAPAVLVGDDVAPTVADRLPGRRDEVWVVVDGPADEPTLRGALALGAGGVVELPGDAPALRAWLSDLGDRSGDPVAGQVVGVLGASGGVGASVLALAVAELAARDSPALLVDLDPWGLPAGALAGTSPDGTTSTGWAELAELDGRVGARALRESLPSRDGLGVLGWAADTPTAELPRRVVHEVLTAARRGHGLVVLDVPRSTTTRELLALCDAVVVVASPSLAGTAGAARVRALVPPGVAAGVVVRTERGALPEDVARLAGLPLWGVLRAQRSLDEHLAAGLGAVRSRRSPLARAARDVLAAVAREVGRPV; from the coding sequence ATGACCGACCCGGCCCTGCTCCTCGTCACCGCTCACCCGACCCTGCGTGGAGAGGTGATGCGGCTCGCCGCGGCCGCCAACGTCGGGGTCGAGCTGCTGGCGCCCGCCGACGCACCGCGGCTCGCCGAGCGCTGGCGGGCCGCACCCGCGGTGCTGGTCGGCGACGACGTGGCCCCGACCGTGGCCGACCGGCTCCCCGGCCGGCGCGACGAGGTCTGGGTCGTCGTGGACGGTCCCGCCGACGAGCCGACGCTGCGCGGCGCCCTGGCCCTCGGCGCCGGCGGCGTGGTCGAGCTGCCCGGCGACGCCCCCGCGCTCCGGGCCTGGCTCTCCGACCTCGGGGACAGGTCCGGGGACCCGGTGGCGGGACAGGTCGTGGGCGTGCTCGGAGCCTCGGGCGGGGTGGGCGCGAGCGTGCTGGCCCTGGCGGTGGCAGAGCTCGCGGCCCGGGACTCACCGGCACTCCTGGTCGACCTGGACCCGTGGGGCCTGCCGGCAGGTGCGTTGGCAGGCACCTCGCCGGACGGGACGACGAGCACGGGCTGGGCCGAGCTGGCCGAGCTCGACGGCCGGGTCGGGGCGCGGGCGCTGCGCGAGAGCCTGCCCTCCCGCGACGGGCTGGGGGTGCTGGGGTGGGCCGCCGACACCCCGACGGCCGAGCTGCCTCGACGGGTCGTGCACGAGGTGCTCACGGCGGCCCGGCGGGGGCACGGCCTGGTCGTGCTCGACGTGCCGCGCTCCACCACGACCCGGGAGCTGCTCGCGCTGTGCGACGCGGTGGTCGTCGTGGCCTCGCCGTCCCTCGCCGGCACGGCCGGGGCGGCGCGGGTCCGGGCCCTGGTCCCGCCCGGGGTCGCCGCCGGGGTCGTCGTACGCACGGAGCGCGGAGCGCTGCCCGAGGACGTCGCGCGGCTGGCGGGTCTCCCGCTGTGGGGAGTGCTGCGGGCGCAGCGGAGCCTGGACGAGCACCTCGCGGCCGGTCTCGGCGCTGTGCGGTCGCGCCGTTCGCCCCTCGCCCGGGCGGCCCGGGACGTGCTCGCCGCCGTGGCGCGGGAGGTTGGTCGTCCTGTCTAG
- a CDS encoding SPOR domain-containing protein, with translation MADTGPVHFLSSEDADELAKALKAEGYRAEGSPVDGPGDVRWELRVTPYDDGVAALVDVYGGWMPEETP, from the coding sequence ATGGCCGACACCGGACCCGTGCACTTCCTGTCCTCGGAGGACGCCGACGAGCTCGCCAAGGCGCTGAAGGCCGAGGGCTACCGCGCGGAGGGGTCGCCCGTGGACGGCCCCGGCGACGTGCGCTGGGAGCTGCGCGTCACGCCGTACGACGACGGGGTGGCCGCGCTCGTCGACGTGTACGGCGGGTGGATGCCCGAGGAGACGCCCTAG
- a CDS encoding MFS transporter: MRGSTGVGQGAPDPARWRILGVTLTVGFMVLLDVTIVNVAIPSMRSALETSAGSIQWVVSGYALTFGLTLVTGGRLGDAYGRRRMMLIGLAGFIAASAAAGLAPSIGVLVAARLVQGCAAGLLTPQNSGLIQTLFKGPERGTAFGLFGLTVSVSSAVGPVLGGLIIALVGPDSGWRWIFLVNVPIGLVLLVAIRAMVPGRDPDGDGDTRLDLVGALLLGLTVLLVLFPVVRVEGGSRTPLLLLLLVPVLTTGFVRWERRVVRRGGAPLLDIGLLRQVPGYASGIVVGTLYFTGFTGIFLVLSVYLQDGVDRTALATGLLLVPFAVGSAVASPVAGRVVSRIGRRVTVGALLVMISGILSVTLMVPPVGGGRWLWLVLGVPLLVAGLGGGAVVSPNFTLTLADVPTRMGGAAGGAVQTGQRIGASIGAAVVMTTYQVALSSYDDPGVALRWALSFSLVVLTTALGAAVWSWRYDPESSVTVRP; the protein is encoded by the coding sequence GTGCGAGGGTCGACCGGGGTGGGGCAGGGCGCCCCCGACCCGGCACGCTGGCGGATCCTCGGCGTCACGCTGACGGTCGGGTTCATGGTGCTGCTCGACGTGACGATCGTGAACGTCGCGATCCCCTCGATGCGCTCGGCGCTGGAGACCTCAGCCGGCTCGATCCAGTGGGTGGTCTCGGGCTACGCGCTCACGTTCGGTCTCACGCTGGTGACCGGCGGCCGGCTCGGCGACGCCTACGGCCGCCGCCGGATGATGCTGATCGGCCTCGCCGGCTTCATCGCCGCGAGCGCCGCGGCCGGGCTGGCGCCCTCGATCGGGGTGCTGGTCGCCGCGCGACTGGTGCAGGGGTGCGCCGCGGGGCTGCTCACGCCGCAGAACTCCGGGCTCATCCAGACCCTCTTCAAGGGGCCCGAGCGCGGCACGGCCTTCGGCCTGTTCGGCCTCACCGTCTCGGTGTCCTCCGCGGTCGGCCCGGTCCTCGGTGGGCTGATCATCGCGCTGGTCGGGCCGGACTCGGGGTGGCGCTGGATCTTCCTGGTCAACGTGCCCATCGGGCTGGTGCTGCTCGTGGCGATCCGGGCGATGGTGCCGGGACGCGACCCGGACGGCGACGGGGACACCCGGCTGGACCTGGTCGGCGCGCTGCTCCTCGGGCTCACCGTGCTGCTCGTGCTCTTCCCTGTGGTGCGGGTCGAGGGCGGGTCGCGCACCCCGCTCCTGCTCCTGCTGCTGGTGCCCGTGCTGACGACCGGGTTCGTCCGGTGGGAGCGCCGGGTGGTCCGGCGGGGAGGCGCGCCGCTGCTCGACATCGGGCTGCTGCGCCAGGTGCCCGGCTATGCCAGTGGCATCGTCGTGGGCACGCTCTACTTCACCGGGTTCACCGGGATCTTCCTGGTGCTCAGCGTCTACCTCCAGGACGGCGTCGACCGCACCGCCCTCGCGACCGGCCTGCTGCTGGTGCCCTTCGCGGTCGGGTCCGCGGTCGCCTCGCCGGTGGCCGGTCGGGTCGTGTCGAGGATCGGTCGCCGGGTCACGGTCGGGGCCCTCCTGGTGATGATCAGCGGCATCCTGTCGGTGACGCTGATGGTCCCGCCGGTCGGTGGCGGCAGGTGGCTGTGGCTCGTCCTCGGCGTCCCGCTGCTCGTGGCGGGGCTGGGCGGCGGTGCCGTGGTCTCGCCGAACTTCACCCTGACCCTCGCCGACGTCCCGACCCGCATGGGCGGGGCGGCCGGGGGTGCGGTGCAGACCGGTCAGCGCATCGGCGCCTCGATCGGCGCCGCGGTGGTGATGACGACCTACCAGGTCGCGCTCTCGTCGTACGACGACCCGGGCGTCGCGCTGCGCTGGGCCCTCTCGTTCTCGCTGGTGGTCCTGACCACCGCGCTGGGCGCGGCCGTGTGGTCGTGGCGCTACGACCCCGAGTCCTCGGTCACCGTGCGCCCGTGA
- a CDS encoding LytR/AlgR family response regulator transcription factor: MSLTVLAVDDERPALDEIGWLLERDERVGTVLVADSAADALRLLQEHQVDLVLSDIRMPGLSGLELAQVLRRFREPPQVVFVTAYDAHAVEAFEVGAVDYLLKPVRETRLAEAIRRAIEAPGAAPGEEEPIAVEVGGVTRFVRRGEVRYVEAHGDYTRLHTPQGNPLVRIPLARLEAEWADAGFVRIHRSTLVALAHVREVRVENGTVIVLVGDEELVVSRRHAREVRDLLVRRSGGSR, encoded by the coding sequence GTGAGCCTGACCGTGCTCGCCGTCGACGACGAGCGCCCCGCCCTCGACGAGATCGGCTGGCTGCTCGAGCGCGACGAGCGGGTGGGCACGGTCCTGGTCGCCGACTCGGCCGCCGACGCCCTGCGCCTGCTCCAGGAGCACCAGGTCGACCTCGTCCTCTCCGACATCCGCATGCCGGGGCTCAGCGGGCTCGAGCTGGCCCAGGTGCTGCGGCGCTTCCGCGAGCCGCCCCAGGTCGTCTTCGTGACGGCGTACGACGCCCACGCGGTCGAGGCGTTCGAGGTCGGGGCCGTCGACTACCTGCTCAAGCCGGTGCGCGAGACCCGGCTGGCCGAGGCGATCCGCCGGGCGATCGAGGCGCCGGGTGCGGCGCCGGGCGAGGAGGAGCCGATCGCCGTCGAGGTCGGCGGGGTCACCCGGTTCGTGCGGCGCGGCGAGGTGCGCTACGTCGAGGCACACGGCGACTACACCCGTCTGCACACCCCGCAGGGGAACCCGCTGGTGCGCATCCCGCTGGCCAGGCTGGAGGCCGAGTGGGCCGACGCCGGCTTCGTGCGCATCCACCGCTCGACGCTGGTCGCCCTGGCCCACGTGCGCGAGGTGCGCGTGGAGAACGGCACCGTGATCGTGCTGGTGGGCGACGAGGAGCTGGTCGTCTCGCGGCGGCACGCGCGCGAGGTGCGCGACCTGCTCGTGCGCCGGTCGGGCGGAAGCCGGTGA
- a CDS encoding sensor histidine kinase: MTSPPTPRRRRWRRGRWGSHLGSDTDRATLRALRTALRTASALRGGLTEQAAQRSVDDLRSLVGSASLVLTDDSRVMAWSGDFDHHREHAEAAARGRPHQTVVLGRRDVECQDLPCPVAAAVVCPLVVEGVVVGTVQVFTVRANAGLLSAVEEVAAWVSGQLELAALDASRTRLMEAEVRALRAQISPHFIYNSLNAIASFVRTDPGKARELLLDFADFTRYSFRRHGEFTTLAEELRSIERYLVLEQARFGDRLRVSLQVDPEVLGVTVPFLCLQPLVENAVRHGLESREGPGLVEIVAVNRDQEAVISVEDDGVGEDPEHVRQVLAGTSDSDSVGLGNVDGRLRSAFGDEYGLVVETALGAGTKVTLRVPKFAAGVHA; encoded by the coding sequence GTGACCAGCCCGCCCACCCCACGGCGCCGGCGGTGGCGCCGCGGACGGTGGGGCTCGCACCTCGGCAGCGACACCGACCGGGCGACGCTGCGGGCGCTGCGGACCGCGCTGCGCACGGCCTCGGCCCTGCGCGGCGGCCTCACCGAGCAGGCCGCGCAGCGGTCGGTCGACGACCTGCGCTCGCTGGTCGGCAGCGCCTCGCTGGTCCTCACCGACGACAGTCGCGTGATGGCCTGGTCCGGGGACTTCGACCACCACCGGGAGCACGCCGAGGCCGCAGCGCGCGGGCGGCCCCACCAGACCGTGGTCCTCGGACGGCGCGACGTGGAGTGCCAGGACCTCCCCTGCCCGGTCGCCGCCGCGGTCGTGTGCCCGCTCGTGGTCGAGGGCGTCGTGGTCGGCACCGTCCAGGTCTTCACCGTGCGGGCCAACGCCGGCCTGCTCAGCGCGGTGGAGGAGGTCGCGGCCTGGGTCTCGGGCCAGCTCGAGCTCGCCGCGCTGGACGCCAGCCGCACCCGGCTGATGGAGGCCGAGGTCCGGGCGCTGCGCGCGCAGATCAGCCCGCACTTCATCTACAACTCGCTCAACGCGATCGCCTCGTTCGTGCGCACCGACCCGGGCAAGGCGCGCGAGCTGCTGCTCGACTTCGCCGACTTCACCCGCTACTCCTTCCGCCGTCACGGCGAGTTCACGACCCTGGCCGAGGAGCTGCGGTCGATCGAGCGCTACCTCGTGCTCGAGCAGGCCCGCTTCGGGGACCGGCTGCGCGTGAGCCTCCAGGTCGACCCCGAGGTGCTCGGGGTGACCGTCCCGTTCCTCTGCCTCCAGCCGCTGGTGGAGAACGCCGTCCGCCACGGCCTGGAGTCCCGCGAGGGCCCCGGGCTGGTGGAGATCGTCGCGGTCAACCGCGACCAGGAGGCGGTGATCTCGGTGGAGGACGACGGCGTCGGCGAGGACCCCGAGCACGTCCGCCAGGTGCTGGCCGGCACCTCCGACAGCGACTCGGTCGGGCTCGGCAACGTCGACGGGCGGCTCCGCTCGGCGTTCGGCGACGAGTACGGCCTGGTCGTCGAGACGGCGCTGGGAGCCGGCACCAAGGTGACGCTGCGGGTGCCCAAGTTCGCGGCGGGGGTGCACGCGTGA
- a CDS encoding oxidoreductase, whose translation MPDATPDPLAALASLEGVGSAMAGTRDGIDAMLRDRGLRRTTADLTGESLLRGAHASAVLEGSASSLEESRAGSGDEVATAALRVSTELMSLLPVLEHSPLQVLVRLHMTAAKGYVVDEDLGRPRADVDRGRLRSLASVLTGRTSAPGLVVAAVAHAEVLTLAPFVSHNGIVARALERLVLVARAVDPTSLTVPEAGHLANRPQYESNLRGYAQGGRSGVHAWLLYAAEAYAAGAEASPLKG comes from the coding sequence ATGCCCGACGCGACCCCTGACCCCCTCGCCGCACTGGCCTCCCTGGAAGGCGTCGGCTCCGCGATGGCGGGCACCCGGGACGGCATCGACGCGATGCTCCGCGACCGCGGGCTCCGTCGTACGACGGCCGACCTGACCGGGGAGTCGCTGCTCCGCGGCGCGCACGCGAGTGCGGTCCTCGAGGGGTCCGCGTCGTCGCTGGAGGAGTCGCGCGCCGGGTCCGGCGACGAGGTCGCGACCGCCGCGCTGCGGGTGTCCACCGAGCTGATGTCGCTGCTGCCCGTGCTCGAGCACTCGCCGCTGCAGGTGCTGGTGCGGCTGCACATGACGGCCGCCAAGGGCTACGTCGTCGACGAGGACCTCGGCCGTCCCCGGGCCGACGTCGACCGCGGCCGCCTGCGCAGCCTGGCCTCGGTGCTGACCGGCCGCACGTCCGCGCCGGGCCTGGTGGTCGCCGCGGTGGCGCACGCCGAGGTGCTCACCCTCGCGCCGTTCGTGTCCCACAACGGCATCGTCGCCCGCGCGCTCGAGCGGCTGGTGCTGGTCGCCCGCGCGGTCGACCCCACCTCGCTCACCGTCCCGGAGGCCGGGCACCTGGCCAACCGCCCGCAGTACGAGTCCAACCTCCGCGGCTACGCCCAGGGTGGCCGCAGCGGCGTCCACGCCTGGCTGCTCTACGCCGCCGAGGCCTACGCCGCCGGCGCCGAGGCCAGCCCGCTCAAGGGCTAG